From Toxorhynchites rutilus septentrionalis strain SRP chromosome 2, ASM2978413v1, whole genome shotgun sequence, a single genomic window includes:
- the LOC129769396 gene encoding 39S ribosomal protein L50, mitochondrial: MAAILRNSVLGRTFIQFGSKIEAAHNVRCYASANRIKPFKKVEITDKARNDTKSMQMRAEYEALEEGASVTGQTVQSVGQSLASRGYLRPVKPYSPPENVESTIVAIGNTLKLSDRKQSFTTNELKFEFLAACYNAFKHSVPNSRLHEINTMDDTIDFYQTPVSTTLPLESLKPVELPENLHIQHEYIRFHPETDTMFGGKSAFPKSSTIVTGLKYKDKYRGHAAKKSWP; this comes from the exons ATGGCAGCGATATTAAGAAATTCTGTGCTAGGCCGAACATTCATACAATTCGGTTCGAAAATT GAAGCAGCACACAATGTCCGCTGTTATGCAAGCGCCAATCGGATCAAACCATTCAAGAAAGTCGAAATTACGGATAAAGCACGGAATGACACCAAATCTATGCAAATGAGGGCTGAATACGAAGCCCTGGAAGAGGGAGCTTCCGTAACTGGTCAAACAGTTCAGTCGGTAGGACAATCGTTGGCCTCCCGAGG TTATCTTCGTCCAGTAAAGCCGTATTCTCCGCCAGAAAATGTTGAGTCTACAATAGTGGCAATTGGAAACACCCTCAAACTTTCCGATCGGAAGCAAAGTTTCACCACTAACGAACTAAAGTTTGAATTTCTCGCAGCCTGCTACAATGCCTTTAAACATTCTGTCCCTAATTCCCGACTGCACGAAATAAACACCATGG ACGATACCATTGATTTTTATCAAACTCCGGTGAGCACTACTTTACCATTGGAATCCCTCAAACCCGTTGAGCTGCCGGAGAATCTACACATTCAGCACGAGTACATTCGTTTCCATCCGGAAACTGACACAATGTTCGGAGGGAAATCGGCTTTCCCGAAAAGTTCCACTATCGTTACGGGTCTGAAGTACAAAGACAAATACAGAGGCCATGCGGCGAAAAAATCGTGGCCCTAG